A window from Ovis canadensis isolate MfBH-ARS-UI-01 breed Bighorn chromosome 26, ARS-UI_OviCan_v2, whole genome shotgun sequence encodes these proteins:
- the CHRNB3 gene encoding neuronal acetylcholine receptor subunit beta-3 has product MLADFILVFSVLGVTHSAAVGFRSIAEEEDALLRHLFQDYQKWVRPVLHSNDTIKVYFGLKISQLVDVDEKNQLMTTNVWLKQEWTDHKLRWNPDEYGGIHSIKVPSESLWLPDIVLFENADGRFEGSLMTKAVVRSDGTVVWTPPASYKSSCTMDVTFFPFDRQNCSMKFGSWTYDGTMVDLVLTDENVDRKDFFDNGEWEILNAKGTAGGRRHGAYWYPFISYSFVLRRLPLFYTLFLIVPCLGLSFLTVLVFYLPSDEGEKLSLSTSVLVSLTVFLLVIEEIIPSSSKVIPLIGEYLLFIMVFVTLSIIVTVFVINVHHRSSSTYHPMAPWVKWLFLQTLPKLLCMKDHVDRYSLPGREERKPALRGQVLERKKQKQMSDGEKVLVAFLEKAADSIRYISSHVKKEHFISQVVQDWKFAAQVLDRIFLWLFLITSVTGSVLIFTPALKMWLHSYHQEQESRAI; this is encoded by the exons CCGCTGTGGGATTCAGGTCCATAGCTGAAGAAGAAGATGCACTGCTCAGACACTTATTCCAAGATTACCAGAAATGGGTTCGCCCCGTATTACACTCAAACGACACCATAAAAGTCTACTTTGGATTGAAAATCTCTCAGCTGGTGGATGTG gaTGAAAAGAATCAGCTGATGACGACAAACGTGTGGCTCAAACAG GAATGGACAGACCACAAGTTACGCTGGAATCCGGATGAATACGGCGGGATTCACTCCATTAAAGTTCCGTCAGAATCTCTCTGGCTTCCTGACATAGTCCTCTTTGAAAA CGCCGACGGCCGGTTCGAAGGCTCGCTCATGACCAAGGCTGTGGTCAGATCGGACGGGACCGTGGTGTGGACGCCTCCCGCCAGCTACAAGAGCTCCTGCACCATGGACGTCACCTTCTTCCCCTTCGACCGGCAGAACTGCTCCATGAAGTTCGGATcctggacttacgacgggaccaTGGTGGACCTCGTCCTCACAGACGAGAACGTGGACCGGAAGGACTTCTTCGACAACGGAGAGTGGGAGATCCTGAACGCCAAGGGCACGGCCGGGGGCCGCAGGCACGGCGCCTACTGGTACCCGTTCATCAGCTACTCCTTCGTGCTGCGCCGCCTGCCCCTGTTCTACACGCTCTTCCTCATCGTCCCGTGTCTGGGGCTGTCCTTCCTGACTGTGCTGGTCTTCTACTTGCCCTCCGACGAGGGCGAGAAGCTCTCCTTATCCACCTCTGTCCTGGTTTCCCTCACAGTCTTCCTCCTGGTGATTGAGGAGATCATCCCGTCTTCCTCCAAGGTCATCCCGCTCATCGGGGAGTACCTCCTGTTCATCATGGTCTTCGTCACCCTCTCCATCATCGTCACTGTGTTTGTCATCAACGTCCACCACAGATCTTCCTCAACCTACCACCCCATGGCCCCCTGGGTTAAGTGGCTCTTTCTGCAAACCCTTCCCAAGTTACTCTGCATGAAGGACCACGTGGATCGCTACTCCCTCCCAGGTAGAGAGGAGAGGAAACCCGCCCTGAGGGGTCAAGtcctggaaagaaagaaacaaaagcagatgAGTGATGGAGAAAAGGTTCTGGTCGCTTTCCTGGAAAAGGCAGCGGATTCCATCAGATACATTTCCAGCCACGTGAAGAAGGAGCATTTCATCAGCCAG GTGGTGCAAGACTGGAAGTTCGCGGCTCAAGTTCTCGATCGAATTTTCCTGTGGCTCTTTCTGATCACATCCGTCACCGGCTCGGTTCTGATTTTCACCCCTGCTTTGAAGATGTGGCTACACAGTTACCATCAGGAGCAGGAATCCAGAGCTATCTAA